One genomic segment of Catalinimonas alkaloidigena includes these proteins:
- a CDS encoding gliding motility-associated C-terminal domain-containing protein produces the protein MRICKLLSLILCCCSLAFTAYGQTLSTKERFEVNVTQGCAPLTVTASNLFTAIPDVPIVWNFDWDGDEGNITVDPDASPQSASFEYTEPGTYKLLQVIGNINDPIDTIIIEVMEPREPRYKVYNCINNTVFIDFSEEDYYDQLFFDFGDGGIQTVSTDQESISYQYYDQGEYTIAAEGLFDDAAPNCGLADTTINTVENLDIATLSRVQVENEQEIQLAFELADNDVSYRLEVAENGSSDFSFASLDLDGKATTFIWNDPDVNARDTYYCFRIVAVNRCDESLNQFSNMVCSIALQATAEDLQNQLEWQSDGFDQYQVIRDGNQIDEINATLYTDTEVTCQEDYTYSIVAEQNGAVSISLGEDITAISTTVPPAPDNLDASLAGTGADLQWPAENEAVQYYIYRAEDGGSSQLYDSLLQSTSVNLRYTDPQELTVDIEYCYQITYVNDCGNESERSEEVCVTLPRQARVFFPNAFTPNGDGLNDIFVYKAELLETVQFQVYNRWGELLFSTTDIGEGWDGTYKGGLAPQGTYMYVLQVVDQLGNAFSRSGNFTLLNAAP, from the coding sequence TTGCGAATTTGTAAACTCTTAAGCTTAATCCTATGCTGCTGTAGCCTGGCATTCACTGCTTATGGGCAGACATTAAGTACCAAGGAACGCTTTGAAGTAAATGTCACCCAGGGTTGCGCTCCCCTTACTGTCACTGCCAGCAACCTTTTTACTGCTATACCAGATGTGCCTATCGTATGGAACTTTGATTGGGATGGAGATGAGGGCAACATTACGGTTGATCCCGACGCCTCTCCTCAAAGTGCAAGTTTTGAATATACTGAGCCAGGTACATACAAACTTTTGCAGGTGATAGGAAACATCAATGATCCTATTGATACGATTATTATCGAGGTGATGGAACCCAGAGAACCCAGGTATAAAGTATATAACTGTATTAACAATACGGTTTTTATTGACTTTAGCGAAGAGGACTATTATGACCAATTATTTTTTGATTTTGGCGACGGGGGCATCCAGACCGTCTCCACAGATCAGGAATCTATATCCTACCAATATTATGATCAGGGGGAATATACCATAGCTGCAGAGGGGCTTTTTGATGATGCGGCTCCTAATTGCGGATTGGCTGATACAACGATTAATACCGTTGAAAACCTGGATATCGCAACCCTCTCACGAGTACAGGTAGAAAATGAGCAGGAAATTCAACTGGCTTTTGAACTTGCTGATAATGACGTGTCATACCGGCTGGAAGTAGCTGAAAATGGAAGTAGTGATTTTAGTTTTGCTTCACTTGATTTGGATGGTAAGGCTACTACTTTTATCTGGAATGATCCTGATGTCAATGCCCGAGATACCTATTACTGTTTTCGTATAGTGGCGGTAAATCGCTGTGATGAAAGTCTTAACCAATTTTCAAACATGGTTTGCAGTATAGCTTTACAAGCCACAGCAGAAGATCTTCAGAACCAACTGGAATGGCAAAGCGATGGGTTTGATCAATATCAGGTTATTCGGGATGGAAATCAGATTGATGAGATCAACGCTACATTATATACCGACACTGAGGTCACGTGTCAGGAAGATTATACATATAGTATTGTAGCTGAACAAAACGGAGCAGTGAGTATTTCTCTAGGAGAAGATATTACCGCTATTTCAACCACTGTTCCTCCTGCGCCTGATAATCTGGATGCAAGCCTAGCGGGCACTGGCGCTGATTTACAATGGCCGGCAGAAAATGAAGCGGTTCAGTATTATATTTATAGAGCTGAAGATGGAGGCAGCAGCCAATTGTATGACTCTCTCTTACAGAGCACTTCTGTAAATCTTAGGTACACTGACCCACAGGAGCTTACAGTAGATATTGAATATTGTTATCAAATAACATATGTCAACGATTGTGGAAACGAGTCTGAGCGGAGCGAAGAAGTATGTGTTACACTTCCAAGACAGGCCAGGGTATTCTTTCCCAATGCTTTTACTCCCAATGGAGACGGGCTGAATGATATTTTTGTTTATAAGGCTGAGCTTCTGGAAACTGTACAATTTCAGGTGTATAATCGCTGGGGCGAACTCTTATTTTCAACCACGGACATAGGAGAGGGGTGGGATGGAACATATAAGGGGGGACTTGCTCCGCAGGGCACATATATGTATGTACTTCAGGTGGTTGATCAGTTGGGAAACGCTTTCAGCAGATCAGGAAATTTTACATTGCTCAATGCTGCGCCCTGA
- a CDS encoding YbaB/EbfC family nucleoid-associated protein: protein MFDMNKMMEKVKEVQEKMKEAQEKLEEITATAEAGAGMVKATVNGKKEVIDIEIDNDIIKPEDKEIIQDLVVAAVNKALAEVDLKAKEEMKKSTQGFMPNIPGFDFGNMA from the coding sequence ATGTTTGACATGAATAAAATGATGGAGAAGGTAAAAGAAGTGCAGGAGAAGATGAAAGAAGCACAGGAAAAGCTGGAGGAGATCACCGCCACAGCGGAAGCTGGCGCAGGTATGGTGAAGGCTACTGTAAACGGTAAAAAAGAAGTGATAGATATTGAGATTGACAATGATATAATAAAGCCAGAAGACAAAGAGATCATTCAGGATTTGGTAGTAGCGGCAGTCAACAAAGCATTAGCAGAAGTTGATCTTAAAGCCAAAGAAGAAATGAAAAAATCAACTCAAGGTTTTATGCCTAATATACCGGGCTTTGATTTTGGTAATATGGCCTGA
- a CDS encoding glycosyltransferase family 2 protein, with the protein MEQAAVIILNYNGLHFLKQFLPSVIKYSRGHRLIVADNGSTDDSLTYLKAHFPEVEIIAFQENHGFAKGYDLALSQISNKYSILLNSDVEVTENWINPIIEFMESDEKIAACQPKIRAYHQKDSFEHAGAAGGFIDLIAYPFCRGRILDTLEKDHGQYDDVKQIFWATGACFFARTEVYKQLGGFDDIFHAHMEEIDLCWRINASGYKIFYHPASTVYHVGGGTMPVTNPKKTYLNFRNSTGMLFKNTPLSRVWWKIPVKIMVDTVAALKFFLDGKIKDGKAVMLANAHFLLNLKRWNKRRAIVKKLHSVETKEIVYPRLLVFERYLKKKKLFSQLNF; encoded by the coding sequence ATGGAACAGGCGGCAGTAATAATATTAAATTATAATGGGCTTCATTTTCTGAAGCAGTTTTTACCCTCAGTTATCAAATACAGCCGGGGGCACCGGCTTATCGTAGCGGATAATGGTTCCACTGACGATTCACTTACCTATTTAAAAGCACATTTTCCGGAAGTAGAAATTATTGCTTTTCAAGAGAACCATGGTTTTGCTAAGGGTTATGATTTAGCTCTTAGCCAGATTAGCAATAAGTACAGTATACTCCTGAACTCAGATGTAGAGGTTACAGAAAACTGGATTAACCCGATTATAGAGTTCATGGAGTCAGATGAAAAAATTGCTGCCTGTCAGCCAAAGATCAGGGCTTATCATCAGAAAGACTCTTTTGAGCATGCTGGTGCTGCGGGTGGGTTTATAGATCTTATCGCTTATCCATTTTGCCGAGGTCGTATATTGGATACGCTGGAAAAAGACCACGGACAGTACGATGATGTCAAACAGATTTTTTGGGCGACAGGAGCCTGCTTTTTTGCCAGAACTGAAGTTTATAAACAGTTAGGTGGTTTTGACGATATTTTCCATGCTCATATGGAAGAGATTGATTTATGCTGGAGGATAAACGCCTCTGGATATAAGATTTTTTACCATCCTGCAAGTACAGTTTATCATGTGGGCGGAGGGACGATGCCAGTAACAAATCCTAAGAAGACTTATCTGAACTTTAGAAATAGCACTGGAATGTTGTTTAAGAATACACCATTATCAAGAGTTTGGTGGAAAATTCCGGTTAAAATTATGGTGGATACTGTGGCAGCCTTAAAGTTTTTTCTGGATGGAAAAATAAAAGATGGGAAAGCAGTTATGCTGGCAAATGCGCATTTTCTTCTTAACTTGAAGCGCTGGAACAAAAGGCGTGCAATAGTTAAGAAATTACATTCAGTAGAGACAAAAGAAATCGTTTACCCCAGACTACTGGTTTTTGAGAGGTATCTGAAAAAGAAAAAATTGTTTAGCCAACTTAATTTTTAG
- a CDS encoding PspC family transcriptional regulator — MRKLQHFFEEQAFGVCTRLGEILSISTSSIRLFFIYASFLTFGSPLIIYMGLAFIMNLRRHLRKQYNQIWN, encoded by the coding sequence ATGAGAAAGTTACAGCATTTCTTTGAAGAACAGGCGTTTGGTGTATGTACTCGCCTGGGCGAAATACTGAGTATTTCAACTTCAAGCATCAGACTATTCTTTATTTATGCCTCATTTCTCACCTTTGGTTCTCCATTGATTATTTATATGGGATTAGCTTTTATCATGAATTTAAGGAGACACCTCAGGAAACAGTATAATCAGATCTGGAACTAA
- a CDS encoding tetratricopeptide repeat protein → MNQVKNLLFTFILLGLVAFSGCNSLKKMVKMAEDQELTVEPSPLEVHADQVDFEMSAVLPVKMLKKEKVYTVNTFYKYGTDSVEVGSIEFRAEDFPNGAEQQPRKSESFSFAYDGEAMDDGYLMVQGVASDPNSGKTASTPMLQVAEGLITTSQLVQVPSGLDGVLYADHGYNTAEELEPTYVNFYFAQGSSYLRPSEVRSDRGERFRNFIAEKNVTRSVTITGTHSPEGPERVNENLSNDRAARIEEYYRTQMDRYDYSDAADEINFILKPVVEDWSGLREALQEYDGLDQSEKQAYYDIIDGSGSFEEKEDQMHQLPTYNEVFRELYPDLRAAKTEVLTVKEKKTESQISVLSKQVSEDAVKSDTLSEQELLYGATLTPSLDEKAAIYEKAIELHNSWVAHNNLGAVYLQQAMEASSSQMEDYLGQAQTQLETAARMNDNAEAHANLAIIYALQGNKEKAMDEISSASGMQPTMQGATASINGIKGAVEIMLAEYDQAVSSLSNASESAVNLFNLGLAQVLSENYENAITSFEEALNEDSEMGLASYGIAIANARLQNESAVYEALGNAVSATSDLREKAVTDLEFVNYNESEQFREALQ, encoded by the coding sequence ATGAATCAAGTGAAAAATTTACTATTTACTTTTATACTTCTTGGCTTGGTCGCTTTTTCGGGCTGTAACTCCCTTAAAAAGATGGTTAAGATGGCTGAAGATCAGGAACTGACTGTGGAACCTTCTCCTTTAGAAGTTCATGCAGATCAGGTTGATTTTGAAATGTCAGCTGTACTACCGGTCAAAATGCTTAAAAAAGAGAAAGTTTACACTGTTAATACTTTCTATAAATATGGTACTGATAGCGTAGAAGTAGGAAGTATTGAGTTCCGTGCAGAGGATTTCCCTAACGGAGCAGAACAACAGCCTAGAAAATCCGAATCTTTTTCTTTTGCTTACGATGGTGAAGCTATGGATGATGGATATCTTATGGTACAAGGTGTAGCATCAGATCCTAATTCAGGTAAAACTGCTTCAACTCCTATGTTACAAGTAGCTGAAGGTTTAATTACTACTTCACAACTTGTTCAAGTCCCTTCAGGATTAGATGGCGTTTTGTATGCAGATCATGGATACAATACAGCAGAAGAATTAGAGCCAACTTATGTAAACTTCTATTTTGCTCAAGGTAGCTCTTACCTGAGACCTTCTGAAGTGCGCAGCGACCGCGGTGAAAGATTCAGAAACTTTATTGCTGAGAAAAATGTGACCCGTTCAGTTACTATCACAGGTACTCACTCACCTGAAGGACCTGAAAGAGTAAACGAAAACTTATCAAATGATCGTGCCGCTCGTATTGAGGAGTATTACAGAACTCAAATGGACCGTTACGACTATTCTGATGCTGCCGATGAAATCAACTTCATCCTGAAGCCAGTAGTAGAAGACTGGAGTGGCTTAAGAGAAGCTCTTCAGGAGTATGATGGCTTAGACCAGTCTGAAAAGCAGGCTTATTATGATATAATTGATGGTTCTGGTTCTTTTGAGGAAAAAGAAGATCAGATGCATCAGTTGCCTACTTATAATGAAGTATTCAGAGAATTGTATCCTGATTTAAGAGCTGCCAAAACAGAGGTATTAACAGTAAAAGAAAAGAAAACTGAATCTCAGATCTCTGTGCTTTCAAAGCAGGTTTCTGAAGATGCAGTAAAATCTGATACGCTTTCTGAGCAGGAACTTCTTTATGGTGCTACTTTAACGCCATCATTGGATGAGAAAGCTGCTATCTACGAAAAAGCAATTGAGTTGCACAACAGTTGGGTTGCTCATAATAACCTCGGCGCAGTTTACTTGCAACAGGCTATGGAAGCTAGTAGCTCTCAAATGGAAGACTATCTCGGACAAGCTCAGACTCAACTTGAGACCGCAGCACGTATGAATGATAATGCGGAAGCACATGCTAACCTTGCTATTATCTATGCGCTTCAAGGAAACAAAGAGAAAGCAATGGATGAAATCTCTAGCGCCAGCGGCATGCAACCTACTATGCAGGGAGCTACTGCTTCTATCAACGGAATTAAAGGCGCGGTAGAGATCATGCTAGCTGAGTACGACCAGGCAGTTTCTTCTCTTTCTAATGCTTCTGAAAGTGCAGTAAACCTATTTAATTTAGGCTTAGCTCAGGTGCTTTCTGAGAACTATGAAAATGCGATTACCAGCTTTGAAGAAGCGCTGAACGAAGATAGCGAGATGGGATTAGCGAGCTACGGTATTGCGATAGCTAATGCCAGACTTCAGAATGAAAGTGCTGTTTATGAAGCCTTAGGTAATGCTGTAAGTGCTACATCTGATCTGAGAGAAAAAGCAGTTACAGATCTTGAATTTGTAAATTATAATGAATCTGAGCAATTCAGAGAAGCACTTCAATAG
- a CDS encoding pyruvate dehydrogenase complex E1 component subunit beta — protein MREIQFREAVQEAMSEEMRRDKNVFLMGEEVAEYNGAYKASQGMLDEFGPERVIDTPIAELGFTGIGIGAAMNGLRPIIEFMTFNFSLVAIDQIINGAAKMMSMSGGQLPVPIVFRGPTGNAGQLSSQHSQNFDNWYANTPGLKVVVPSSPKQAKGLLKASVRDNDPVIFMESELMYGDKGDVPEDNEFLLPLGKAEVVREGSDVTIVSFGKMMKVAFESAEELAKDNVNAEVIDLMTIRPIDYQTVVDSVKKTNRLVIVEEAWPLGAISSEITYHIQRHAFDYLDAPIRRINNWDVPLPYAPTLIEEILPNAKKTVQACKDVMYIS, from the coding sequence ATGAGAGAAATACAATTCAGAGAGGCCGTACAGGAGGCCATGTCAGAAGAAATGCGCAGGGATAAAAATGTGTTCCTGATGGGTGAAGAAGTAGCAGAATATAATGGCGCATATAAGGCCAGTCAGGGAATGCTGGACGAGTTTGGGCCTGAGCGAGTAATAGATACACCCATTGCAGAATTAGGCTTTACCGGTATTGGTATTGGGGCCGCAATGAACGGCCTAAGACCGATAATTGAATTTATGACATTCAATTTCTCGCTGGTAGCTATTGACCAGATAATCAATGGCGCTGCAAAAATGATGTCAATGTCAGGTGGCCAATTGCCTGTGCCTATAGTATTCCGTGGTCCCACTGGTAACGCGGGGCAGCTTAGCTCTCAACACTCTCAAAACTTTGATAACTGGTATGCTAATACGCCGGGACTTAAAGTTGTAGTTCCCAGCTCACCCAAACAGGCTAAAGGCTTGTTGAAAGCTTCAGTCCGCGACAATGACCCGGTTATTTTCATGGAGTCTGAGTTGATGTATGGTGATAAGGGTGATGTTCCTGAAGATAATGAGTTTTTACTTCCTTTAGGTAAGGCTGAGGTAGTTCGTGAGGGCAGTGATGTTACAATCGTCTCTTTTGGAAAAATGATGAAAGTTGCATTTGAATCGGCTGAAGAGCTGGCAAAAGATAATGTAAATGCTGAAGTCATAGATTTGATGACAATTCGCCCGATTGACTATCAAACTGTTGTTGATTCTGTTAAGAAAACCAACCGATTGGTCATAGTAGAAGAAGCATGGCCCTTGGGAGCTATATCATCCGAAATTACTTACCATATTCAACGTCATGCTTTTGATTATTTAGATGCTCCGATCAGAAGAATTAATAACTGGGATGTGCCTCTACCTTATGCCCCAACTTTGATTGAAGAAATTTTACCAAATGCCAAAAAAACTGTGCAAGCTTGCAAAGATGTTATGTACATCTCTTAG
- the ffh gene encoding signal recognition particle protein, with translation MFDSLSTRLDRAFKTLKGQGAITEVNVATTVKEIRRALIDADVNFKVAKEVTDSIKEKAIGRKVLISVSPGQLLTKIVEEELTDLMGGSQSSIEVSGEPAIILISGLQGSGKTTFSGKLANHLKKQNREVLLTACDVYRPAAIDQLKVLGEQVGVEVYADKDTKDPLKIAQDAIAYAKQNHKKIVIVDTAGRLAIDEAMMNEISSLKQTLKPSETLFVVDSMTGQDAVNTAKAFDEQIDFDGVVLTKLDGDTRGGAALSIRKVVEKPIKFVSNGEKMDAIDIFYPDRMARRILDMGDVTTLVEKAQQAFDEEEAERLNKKIRKNQFDFDDFLSQLQQIKKMGNIKDLLGLLPGMNKALKNIDIDDDSFKPIEAIIRSMTLEERGTPSVINGSRKKRIASGSGTSVQEVNNLLKQFEEMRKMMKKMNKMGKNKGLANINPFS, from the coding sequence ATGTTTGATAGTTTAAGTACACGATTAGATAGGGCATTTAAAACTCTCAAGGGGCAGGGGGCCATTACTGAAGTAAACGTAGCCACCACCGTAAAAGAAATACGAAGGGCTCTTATTGATGCCGACGTTAATTTTAAGGTAGCTAAAGAAGTCACTGATTCCATTAAAGAAAAGGCAATTGGCCGCAAAGTGTTAATCTCTGTTTCTCCCGGACAGTTACTTACCAAAATTGTAGAGGAGGAGCTGACTGACCTGATGGGTGGCTCCCAGAGTAGTATTGAAGTGAGTGGCGAACCCGCTATTATATTAATTTCTGGTTTGCAAGGTTCTGGAAAAACTACTTTTTCGGGTAAGCTCGCGAATCACTTAAAAAAACAAAATCGCGAAGTATTGCTTACTGCCTGTGATGTATATCGCCCCGCCGCCATTGATCAGTTAAAAGTACTAGGTGAGCAGGTAGGTGTTGAGGTTTATGCAGATAAGGATACAAAAGACCCCTTAAAAATAGCTCAGGATGCTATTGCTTATGCTAAGCAGAATCACAAAAAAATCGTGATTGTAGATACTGCCGGGCGTTTGGCTATTGATGAGGCAATGATGAATGAAATTTCCTCTCTCAAGCAAACATTAAAGCCTTCCGAGACACTTTTTGTGGTTGACTCCATGACTGGTCAGGATGCGGTTAATACTGCCAAAGCCTTTGATGAGCAGATTGATTTTGATGGTGTAGTATTGACTAAACTTGATGGAGATACAAGAGGCGGTGCTGCTCTTTCCATCAGAAAGGTAGTAGAGAAGCCTATCAAGTTTGTGAGTAATGGTGAAAAAATGGACGCTATTGACATTTTTTACCCGGACCGTATGGCTCGCCGTATTTTGGACATGGGTGACGTTACTACATTGGTGGAGAAAGCTCAGCAGGCTTTTGATGAAGAAGAAGCAGAGCGTCTAAACAAAAAGATCCGCAAAAATCAATTTGATTTTGACGACTTTCTATCTCAACTTCAGCAAATCAAAAAGATGGGTAACATCAAAGACTTATTGGGTTTGCTGCCTGGGATGAATAAAGCCCTTAAAAATATTGATATTGATGATGATTCCTTTAAGCCCATTGAAGCAATAATCCGATCAATGACCCTTGAAGAAAGAGGCACGCCCAGTGTAATTAATGGTAGCCGTAAAAAAAGGATAGCTAGTGGAAGTGGTACCTCTGTACAGGAAGTTAATAACCTGCTAAAGCAGTTTGAGGAAATGCGTAAAATGATGAAGAAAATGAATAAGATGGGCAAAAACAAAGGTTTAGCGAACATCAATCCATTTTCTTAA
- a CDS encoding DEAD/DEAH box helicase — protein MSFKNFKFQAELQEGISAMGFEEPTPVQQQAIPPILSGKDVIACAQTGTGKTAAYLLPILNDLVMQPTEYISSLIIVPTRELAVQIDQQLEGFSYFTSVSSITIYGGSDGATFDRQKSALKKGTGIIVATPGKLMSHLNLGYVDLKHLRHFILDEADRMLDMGFYEDIMRIASYLPEKKQTLMFSATMPPKIRQLAKNVQVDPEEINIAISKTASGILQAAFILYDNQKLPLLEHLLKAKKIGSLIVFCARKVTVKEISKALDKLDYQISAIHSDLEQSEREEIMRKFRNKQIQVLVATDILSRGIDVEGIELVINYDVPNDAEDYVHRVGRTARADKKGAAFTFVGPKEQRSFSQIESLIEKEITKAKLPDYIGDGPAYNPGSFGKGKGKSFKKGRKKNK, from the coding sequence TTGAGTTTCAAGAATTTTAAATTTCAAGCTGAACTTCAGGAAGGAATAAGTGCGATGGGTTTTGAAGAACCAACACCTGTTCAGCAACAAGCCATCCCTCCCATATTATCAGGAAAAGACGTAATTGCCTGTGCACAAACAGGTACAGGAAAAACGGCGGCATACCTTTTACCCATCCTTAACGATCTGGTTATGCAGCCGACAGAATATATAAGCTCCCTAATAATTGTTCCCACACGTGAGTTAGCTGTTCAGATTGATCAACAGCTTGAGGGGTTTTCATATTTTACGTCTGTAAGTTCAATTACTATATACGGTGGAAGTGATGGGGCTACTTTTGACAGGCAGAAATCAGCTCTTAAGAAAGGTACAGGTATCATTGTTGCAACGCCAGGTAAGTTGATGTCTCATTTAAATCTAGGTTATGTTGACCTGAAGCACCTTCGGCATTTTATATTGGATGAAGCTGATCGCATGCTGGATATGGGTTTCTATGAAGATATTATGCGTATTGCCAGCTACCTGCCCGAGAAAAAACAGACATTGATGTTTTCAGCGACTATGCCTCCAAAAATAAGGCAGTTGGCTAAAAATGTTCAAGTAGATCCTGAAGAGATCAACATTGCCATCTCCAAAACCGCATCAGGAATACTCCAAGCAGCTTTTATATTGTATGATAATCAAAAACTACCATTACTTGAACACCTGCTAAAAGCTAAAAAAATAGGCTCACTTATCGTTTTTTGCGCTCGTAAAGTAACTGTAAAAGAAATTAGTAAGGCATTAGACAAACTTGATTATCAAATTTCTGCCATTCACTCTGATCTAGAACAAAGTGAAAGAGAAGAGATTATGCGCAAGTTTCGTAATAAACAGATACAGGTGCTTGTCGCTACGGATATTCTGTCCAGAGGGATTGATGTTGAGGGAATTGAGCTTGTTATCAATTATGATGTTCCAAATGACGCTGAGGATTACGTGCATCGTGTAGGGAGAACAGCTCGCGCTGATAAAAAAGGAGCTGCTTTTACGTTTGTAGGACCTAAAGAACAGCGTTCTTTTAGTCAGATTGAAAGTCTGATAGAAAAAGAGATCACTAAAGCAAAATTACCCGATTATATCGGTGATGGACCTGCTTATAACCCCGGCTCTTTTGGAAAAGGAAAAGGTAAGAGCTTTAAAAAAGGCAGGAAAAAGAATAAATAA
- a CDS encoding bifunctional alpha/beta hydrolase/OsmC family protein, translating into MTAIKITFENPQGQELSARLEKPANGHPKAYAILAHCFTCGKNLTAISNISRALVQRGFAVLRFDFTGLGESEGDFADTNFSSNIQDLITASDYLNENYEAPKLLVGHSLGGTAVLIASLHIKSAEALVTIGSPSSPTHVTKLFREDKAVIEREGKAEVDIGGRPFLIKKQFLDDISKFQEGHELKNIRKPLLIMHSPIDNIVSIDNASDIYRHTFHPKSFVSLDQADHLLTNKEDSLYAGSMIASWVSRYIRTQNASRLTSDKQVVARTQESFVTEIMTDEHALIADEPIDAGGSDLGPSPYELLSASLGACTGMTLRMYADHKKWPLREVRVHLQHQKIHSKDCEACEDDAKKIDQIERVIELEGDLSRKQKERLIEIANKCPVHKTLHTPTEVVTKLRER; encoded by the coding sequence ATGACCGCTATTAAAATTACGTTTGAAAACCCACAAGGCCAGGAACTATCTGCCCGTTTAGAGAAACCTGCCAATGGTCATCCCAAGGCGTATGCTATTCTTGCACACTGTTTTACCTGTGGAAAAAACCTTACTGCTATTAGCAACATCAGCCGCGCATTGGTGCAAAGGGGGTTTGCGGTGCTCCGCTTTGATTTTACAGGCCTGGGTGAAAGTGAAGGGGATTTCGCTGATACTAACTTCTCCTCTAACATTCAGGACTTGATAACTGCATCTGATTATTTGAATGAAAACTACGAAGCACCAAAATTACTGGTAGGCCATTCTCTGGGAGGTACTGCGGTACTAATTGCCAGCTTACACATTAAATCAGCAGAAGCACTTGTTACCATTGGCTCTCCCTCTTCTCCTACTCATGTCACAAAACTTTTTCGTGAAGATAAAGCTGTCATCGAAAGAGAAGGTAAGGCCGAAGTAGATATTGGAGGGCGACCATTTCTTATAAAAAAGCAATTTCTTGATGATATAAGTAAGTTCCAAGAAGGCCATGAGTTAAAAAATATCAGAAAGCCTTTATTAATTATGCATTCGCCAATTGACAACATTGTTTCTATTGACAATGCGTCTGACATTTACAGACATACATTCCACCCCAAATCATTTGTTTCCTTAGATCAGGCTGACCATTTACTTACTAATAAGGAAGATTCCTTATATGCAGGAAGTATGATTGCAAGCTGGGTGAGTCGCTACATCCGAACACAAAACGCTAGCCGTTTAACCTCTGATAAGCAGGTAGTCGCCAGAACCCAGGAAAGCTTCGTCACTGAGATTATGACTGATGAGCACGCGCTTATTGCAGATGAACCAATTGATGCAGGAGGAAGCGATCTAGGGCCCTCTCCTTACGAATTGTTGTCTGCTAGCTTGGGAGCCTGTACGGGTATGACACTCAGGATGTATGCTGATCATAAAAAATGGCCGCTCAGAGAAGTTAGAGTACACTTGCAACATCAGAAAATTCATTCAAAAGACTGTGAAGCTTGCGAAGATGACGCAAAAAAAATAGATCAGATTGAAAGAGTAATTGAATTAGAAGGAGATCTCAGTAGAAAGCAAAAAGAGAGATTGATAGAAATCGCGAACAAATGCCCGGTTCATAAAACTCTGCATACTCCAACTGAGGTTGTTACCAAACTAAGGGAACGCTAA
- a CDS encoding START-like domain-containing protein, with translation MENDHFTAEFEFKASQKMLYPYLNTPGGLAQWFADDVIVNDDKVLIFFWDEEQHKARIASQRLNKSIKFEFLDGEEGAANNTSNGLTDSPFIEIDLDSNELTGTVFMRITDTATSDDSEELHEIWQQLTDSLKEIVGG, from the coding sequence ATGGAAAATGACCATTTTACGGCCGAATTTGAATTTAAAGCATCTCAAAAAATGCTTTATCCTTATCTGAACACCCCAGGGGGATTGGCACAGTGGTTTGCTGATGATGTTATAGTCAATGATGACAAAGTGCTTATATTCTTTTGGGATGAAGAGCAACATAAAGCTCGCATTGCTTCTCAACGTTTGAATAAGTCAATTAAGTTTGAGTTTTTAGATGGTGAAGAAGGAGCTGCAAATAATACGAGTAATGGATTAACTGATTCTCCTTTCATTGAAATAGACCTAGATTCCAATGAGCTTACGGGTACAGTATTTATGCGCATTACTGATACTGCTACTTCTGATGACTCAGAGGAACTCCATGAAATTTGGCAGCAGCTTACCGACAGCCTTAAGGAAATAGTAGGTGGGTAA